The sequence GATATTAATATGCAGTTTTATAAAGATCGCAATAAAGGTTTCAGAATGTATTGTTCAGTCCAGGAAACCGAAAAATTTATTGCGCTTATCTCCCAGTATGTCATTCCTTCAATGGCATATAAGATAAATTTTCGAAGCCCCGTAACGACTTCTCCGAATTGTAAACGGAGAGAGTTATCTGTCACAAGATAGCTAACACGCTGGTGTTCCTTTAGGGTAAAGGAACAAAGGTATAGTCTGATCTTTCTAGTAATAGAAAGTTAACATAAACAATGGTCGGCTCACCACATCCCGGGGGCGGAGAAGCTCCCAAGGGTATAGCTGTTCGCTATTTAAAGTGGTACGCGAGCTGGGTTCAGACCGTCGAAAAGCGGAGCTTTTCGACAAGTAAAAAGTTGAAAGTCCAAAGTTGAAAGTTTGGCTAATCGACAGTCTGAATCCGCTCATAAAATGACAAAATCGGATTTTTCGTCTATGAAATAATGATAGTGTTCCGCTCTCGCTGAAGCGTTTGAGCGGACGAGCAATCAACTTACGGCGGCCTAAAGTAGATTCAAGAATTATGAATTATGATTTAAGAATAATACTTTAGGATAAGCTGACTATATCGGTAGAATCCCAGGGAAGCGGATTATCGCGGATAAAAACGCAGATGAACGCTGATTGGGACAATACCGAGGGAAGATTTGTGTACTAAATAGTGGGAAACAGGACAATGAATAAATTCCTTCTGGAACTGCGTGCGTTCGGATACGTTCGGCCGTACACCCTTAAATGGGAAGCATCCAGATGTTCCGACTTGAATTTATTTAGGCATGAGTGCTGGTGCCATGCTGTCTTGATCGTTCATCGACCCACTAAGGAGGAATCACCACCCTGCGCAGTATATTCCTCCTTCCTACTATTTAGTACATGAATCGCCCGTAGAGACTAAACGTCAGCCACCCTAAACAGCATGTGTTCGGGTGAAGCTATAGTCCGATCCTCTGAAGTAATTCAGAGAGACAGGCAGAAATGTCCTGTCCGCGTTTCAGATTCGGGTATGATTCGGGATCGTCTTGATTCGAGTCAATTCGGATTTGTTTACGGAGTAACAAGATGCGTAAGACAGGTTGGTCTCCTATCTACTGCAGGCGTTGATTCTTGAAGGGAGTCATCCCTAGTACGAGAGGACCGGGATGAACTGACCTCTGGTCTACCTGCTGTTCCCGCCAGGGGCAACGCAGGGTAGCTATGTTGGGAGTGGATAACTTCTGAAAGCATCTAAGAAGGAAGCCAACCCTAAGATTAGGAATCGAGCGTGCGAAGCACGCAGTTCATCAAGTTGAAAGTTCATAAAGTTGTAAAGTTTATAAAGTAAAAACAAAATTTTCTGTTCTTACTTGATAAACTTGATAAACTTTTTACTTTACAAACTTGTGATTTGCGCGCTTCGCGCGTGAAGGCCCGTGGCAGATGACCACGTTGATAGGCACCAGGTGTAAGCGTCGTAAGGCGTTCAGCCGAGGTGTACTAATTCGCCGATTCTATTAGGAAACTTGTAAATCCTCCATATCATATTTAATATGATATGGAGAAAACTTAATCCTGTTACATGGAATTTGATTTAAGCTACGTAGAGATACGTATGAAAAAAGCATGGCTTTTATGCAGGACAAAAAGGAAATTCAGAGTTGAAGTGCATTTGAAAATCCTGTGTTGGTGATTTAACGCCGTGGGTACACCCGATCCCATTCCGAACTCGGCAGTTAAGCGCGGTAGTGGCGATGGTACCCGGCGCTTTGCGCGGAAGCGGCAAGGCAAGTTCGTCAAGTTATAAAGTGTAAAGTTCATCAAGTTAGAGAATTTCTTACTTGAAGAACTTGATGAACTTTTAACTTGATAAACTCACTTTGTCCGCTTGTGAACAAAGCGCCGGGGAGAGTAGCTAGTCGCCAACACAGGGAGTTTAAATTTCAATCTCTTTTTCAATTTCTTGTTTTTCATAAAGCGGATAAAACCATGAAGCGGACACCCCCGCTTTTTTGTTATTGAAAATATTGTTATCATATAGGGACTGTTGCCAAAACGGATATTCGGCAACAGTCCCATCTAACAATGCCTTTATCTTGGTCATCAAAAAGACAGCTTAAGATTCTGTCGGCGTTAACCGCTCTGGTTCTTTTTCTCGTGGCTCTTCCTGCTTTTTTCGTCCTTTACGAAGAACCGACTTGTTCAGACGGCAACAAAAACCAAGGTGAACAAGGCGTTGACTGTGGCGGGCCATGTCCCGTTCTTTGCGAGGCGGAAGCTCTTTCGCCCGTAGTTCACTGGCAGAGGGCTTTTAAGGTTCAAGACGGCGTCTACAACGCGGTGGCTTATGTGGAGAACCCAAACCTTAATTCAGGAGCTTACGATGTCCCTTACATTTTCAAATTATACGATTCGGAAAATATTTTAGTCCAGGAAAAGCGCGGTAGGGCTGATATACTGCCAAGGAAAATAACAGGCATCTTTGAAAGCGGTCTTTTGACCGGCAAACGCGTTCCCGCGCGAGCGACTTTTGAATTTTCAGGGAATTTTCTGTGGGTCAAAGAAGAGCCGGAGGATTTAGACGTGCGCGTAGTGAGCCGCATCCTTAAAAATGAAGAAACCGCGCCGAGAATTGACGCGGTGGTGGAAAATCTGTCTTTGGAAGAGGTTGTGAACGTTGAGATTGTGGTTATAGTTTACAATACCGAAGGCAATGCCATGGCTTCATCTAAAACAATAGTGGACAAAATTCCCAAAGAAGGACAAGCTACCATCACTTTCACATGGCCTGCTCCTTTCGGCGAGTCATCGGGAAGGATAGAGACGATAATAAACAGGTAACTCTAATGTTCGCAAACATCATAAGCTCTTTCGGCGCGCTTTGGAAGAGACAAAACATTGATTGGGTATTGGCAGGGTCTGTATTACCACTCGTGGTTTCCGGCCTTGTAACAATGAACTCTTTTACCGGAGAGTCGTTTTTCTTTGAACGTCAGCTTGTGTGGGCTTCTCTCGGTTTTTTTGTCATGTTTGTTTTGAGTTTTGTGGATTGGCGGTTTCTGCGGAGAACAGATGTTTTAGTTACCCTGTTTTCAGCGACTTGCGTGGTGCTTTTTCTCTTGTTTTTTTTAGGTAAGACCGTTAAAGGCGCTCAAAGTTGGTTTGACTTCGGTTTTTTCTCTTTTCAGCCGTCTGATCCGGCAAAAATAATGGTAATACTTATTCTTGCCAAATATTTTTCCAGACGGCATATAGAAATAGCCCATATCAGGCATATTCTTGTTTCCGGTTTTTACGCTTTTACGCTCTTTCTTCTGGTTTTTCTTCAGCCGGACTTTGGTTCCGCGATCATCATTTTCATGATTTGGTTTGGAATGGTTTTGGTTTCCGGCTTGTCAAAAAAACATGTTTTTGCCGTTTTTGCCGTTGCTGTTGTGACTTTTTCCGCCTTGTGGTTTTACGTTTTTGAGCCGTATCAAAAATTGAGGATAATGAATTTTATCCATCCGCTTGCGGATGTTCGCGGTTCCGGATATAACGCGCATCAGTCAACAATAGCAGTAGGTTCCGGAGAGGTTTTAGGCAAGGGCTTGGGATATGGAACACAGTCGCGACTTAAATTTCTGCCTGAATATGAGACCGATTTTATATTCGCGGCCTTCGCGGAGGAGTGGGGTTTTGTCGGTGTTACAATACTTTTCGCTTTTTTTGCGATGGTGATTTACCGCATACTTATGAACGCGGTATATGGAGCCACTAATTTTGAAACTCTTTATGCTTTAGGTTTGGCCATTCTTTTTATGAGTCATTTTGTAATACACATCGGCATGAATATCGGTGTCTTGCCGGTTACCGGTACGACGGTGCCTTTTTTAAGCTACGGAGGCAGTCATCTGCTCACGGAGTTTTTGGGGCTTGGGATACTCATGGGAATGCGTCGTTACAACAGGGCGACGCACAGAGAGATGGTGAAAAATGAAATAGTTGGTATATGATATCGTCTAAGTCGCTTACGCGTCGTACACGTTGACTGTTTTTATTAGCATTTCTTCAAATGAAAAGTCGGACATTATTTTTTCTTTGAGTTTGGCGCCAAACTGTTTTCTGTGGTTTTTACGAAGTATCAGGAATTTAATGGCGCTCCTTAACTCTTCGGCCGATTCCGGCCTTACTAAAATTCCAGATTCCATGTCAGTGATTATTTCCGGTATTCCGCCGACACTTGAAGCCACTACCGGCAGACCGGCGGCTCCCGCTTCCAAAACGGCGTAAGGCAGACCTTCTTTTAGGGAAGGGAACAAGAACAAATCAAGTCCTTTCAAGAAGACAGACGCCTCTTCCATATGACCCTTGAATTTGACGCTGTCTTGAATTTCGTACTTTAAAACCTGACTTTCCAGATTCTGTCTTTCTTCTCCTTCGCCTACCACGACCAAGACAAAATGTTTATAAGGCAATCCATACAGTTCTTTGTCTTTTAAAATGTCGGCAAAGGCCTTTATCGCAAAAAACAGGCCTTTGTTTTTATGAAGTTCTCCAAGAGTTCCTATCATGAATGTTTCTTTGCCGTGTTTGTCATCCGACATTTCTTCTCTGGATTCGGACATTTTTTTGAATTTTTGAGGTCTGACGCCGTTTCTTATGAGGGTGATTTTGTCTTTGGATGTTAAGAAGCAAGGGGAAAGGTTCTCGTCATCCTTGGAAACGGCAATAACTCGGTCGGAGAAAAACACTGAAAGCCAAGATCCAAAAAACGATACGGCGCGAAAAAAGATGCCCCGTTTTTCTTTAAATGGCCAGCCGTGAACAGTGAATACGACTCGCGCGGAACTCGCCGTTTGGCTGTCCGTGTTCAAAAATGGAATATGGGAAACAAAATTTGTTAAAAAAGATGCTAAAGAGCCGAGGAATGCCGCCTTGGGACTGTTTAAATGTATAATGTCAGGCCTTTCTTTTCTTAGGATTTTTACAAGTTCCCAGAGTGATTTAAATTCTCCCAGAAAAAAAATTTCCCGCGTAAAAGTTTTGACAAAAACAGTCCTGACTTTTTTTAGGGAAAGTTTTCTCGCAAGCTCTCCGGGTGCGCTTCCCATGGCACCCGTCCCGCCAAGCACTACCACGTTTTCGTATTTTTCCTTTGGCAGGGAAGTCGCCAAGTCATAAACGTATCTTTGAGCTCCTCCCCAGTTGCTTTTGGTTATCACAAAAAGCACTTTCTTTTTCAGCACCGGTTCCATGTCTGTATTATATTTCTTTTTTTGGTTTTCCGCCATAAAACTGGAAATTGCGCGCCCCATGTTGTATCATGTGGGTACATGTCAGTGAACAACCGCAAAGAAGCCATAGTATTGCTTTTGGGCGACATAATACTTTTGTATTTCGGTCTCTGGCTCACTTTGTTCGCGCGCCATGGCCGATTGCCGGATAGCGAGCTTCTTTTGGCTCACATAGTTCCTTTTTCTTTCATTTTTCTTGCGTGGCTTACTGTCTTTTTTGTAGCCGGTCTTTACGGAAGCCACACTCTTATTTTCAAAAGACGTCTGCCCGGTCTTCTGTTCAAATCTCAAATAGTAAACAGTATTACGACTGTTGTTTTTTTCTACGTTATTCCATACTTCGGCATCACTCCGAAAACCATACTTTTCATTTATCTTGTGATTTCTTTCGGTCTGGTTTTGTTTTGGCGTCTTTACGGTTTCTCCGCTGTCATAAACCCCGCGAAAGAAAACGCAATAATAATCGGCCGTGGAGAAGAACTGAAGGAAATTTTCTACGAAGTCAATTATAATCCCAGATACAGCATGAAGTTTATTTCCTCAATAGACACCGACGCGTTGGAGATGATTGACTTTCAGTCCGAAATAGTTGAAAGGGTTTATTCTGAAAATGTCACTCTTTTTGCCTTGGATTTGCATAATGAAAAGATAAAACCGTTTGTCCCGCATCTTTACAACCTTATCTTTTCCGGCGTCCACTTTGTGGATATGCATAAAATGTATGAAGATATTTGGGGAAGAGTGCCACTGTCGCTTGTTAAATACAACTGGTTTTTGGAAAATATCTCCAGCACGCCCAAGTCATTATTTGACGTGTTTAAAAGAAGTATGGATATATTGGTCTCAATACCTCTTCTTTTTGTGCCGGCGGTTTGTTTCCCTTTTGTTTTTGTGGCTATGAAATTGGAAGACGGCGGTGGCGTCTGGAGCGTGCAGGAGAGAGTAGGCAAGAATAACCTGAAAATAAAGATACTGAAGTTTCGCACAATGACTGTTTCAAACGATTTCGGCCAGTGGGGCAAAGTTCAAAATAAAGTAACTCGGGTCGGAAATTTTCTAAGAAGGACAAGGTTGGACGAGTTTCCGCAGTTGTGGAACGTGCTTAAGGGAGACATTTCGCTCATAGGTCCTCGGCCGGAATTTGCCGAAGCGGTAAAACATTATACGGACGAGATACCCTATTACAACGTTAGGCATCTTATAAAACCGGGTCTTTCCGGATGGGCACAGCTTTATCACGAAAATCATCCTCACCACAAAGCGGACGTTTCCGAAACAAAAGTCAAACTTTCTTACGATTTGTATTACATCAAGAATCGTTCGTTTTGGTTGGATTTTAGGATAGCCCTGCAGACGGTGCGGACATTGTTGTCGCGGTCGGGAATGTAAAGCAGAGCGTGGAACGTGTAGCATGTAGCATGGAACATAAAAAGAAAATTCTTTTTCTGAATTTAAGGGCGAGTTTGGCGATTTGTTTGAATATGTTCCAGCCCGCCATAACCCCACGACACTTTGGCCGACAATTCCTTGGCAAAGAAACTTATCGGTTGGGAGCCGGAGGTGACGCTGGAGGAAGGGATTGATAAACTTAAAGAATTCTGTCATGATAAGTTCGTAAGTTTTATAGTAAATACAAAAATATGAAAAATTCTAAAAACAGTAGATGGGTTAGCGTGATAGTCGGGACACTTTTTCTGTTCGTCGGAATACTATGGTCTATTTCGTCATTTCAGGGTTTCGAACGACATTTTATCAATACGATTCTTATACCGACAGTTTTCATATTTGTCGCGTTTGTATTATTCAACTTGCCTTCGGAAAAAGATGGGGATAATTTAGAAACAAAAACAAACCGCTTAGCATCTGTAAGGGGTTCCGCCATTGTCTTTTTAGTGAGTATTGTGGTTGTTTTTGTCGTTCTTTACTTTGATGTTTCATCAGGAGGTTTGGGCATGTCTTCAATATTTACAATTCCATTGGCAGTAATTTGTTTTATCGTTCTGGTAATTCAGCTAATTCTTTATTTCGGTAAAATGTAGAGTGGGATTAAAATGGAAAAAGCAAAACTTACAAAAGAAGAGAAAGGACTGCTTGGCAAAGAAACTTATCGGTTGGGAGCCGGAGGTGACGCTTGAGGAGGGGATCGGGGAGTTAAGTAGAAGTTTTAAAAGTTAACATGAAATTTGTGAACATGAGCCGAACAAAAATAACAGCTGTTATAGCGGCAATAATGCTTTTTGTGGCGGGAATATTTATATATGGGATTAGAAAACCGATCTGGTTTGATAGCGGTTTACCAAATGAATTTTATGGAGGGATTGTTATCCTGTTTAGCATTTTCCACCTACATATCGCGCTTAGTAAAGAAAAATACGATTACCTCACGGGACTGAATGTATCAAGCATAATTGCATCTATTTATTATTTTTTGATATGGAATTACGAATTAAATAATCCTACTTCCAATCTTGGTTTAGAGTTCGTCGTTGAGTTCCCGATTATGGTTGCCGTAATTTTGTTTTATGCGCTTGCTCTTATTCTGAATATTGCCGATTTTCTTTCAAAGATTATTCAAAAAGTAAGAAAATAATTACCTTTTGACAAGGAACCCGAATAAAACCTTTGTTTCTAAGGTAAAAAACGCCTAATACTGACCAGTATTAGCCGTTTTTAGAGGTCCGCACTCATTTCATTACTTTGAGTTACGAAACTCTATAGGCGGTTCGTTGGAATTGCGTGTAAAAAATTGTGTCATAATTTGAACATTCAAAAAACGGCTATGGCAAAACATTGAAAATTCTGTTGATATCCGCTATCATACCGGTATGCTTAAGCACAGAATATGGGCCGTCATAATTTTACTTGCCGCTGTCGGTTTGGGTTTTTTTGTTTTCTCGTCCGAGAAAAACAAAACCGATTTCGCTTTTGAATACGGTCTGGACCTTACCGGCGGTACCCATCTTGTTTATAAAGCTCAAACTCAAGAAATTCCTTCCGGTGAACGAGATGAGGCGATGCGCTCCCTTCGCGATGTTATTGAAAGGCGTGTCAATCTTTTTGGCGTTTCAGAGCCAATTGTCCAGGTTGAAAAGAGCATTCTCCAAGACGATGACCGTCTGATAGTGGAGTTGCCGGGAGTCACAGACGTTGAAGAGGCCGTAAAAAGGATAGGCCAAACGCCGGTTTTGGAATTCCGACTCGGTCTTGATATTTCGGATTTCACCGAAGAAGAAATATCCGCTTTAACTGGCGAAGATTTCTGGCAGTACACGGGTCTTACCGGCCGTCTTGTAAAGAGAGCTCAAGTTTCTTTTGAGGGTGGAGCCACGGGAGTGGCCGAGCCCGCTGTGCTTTTGACCTTCAATGATGAAGGTGCGGAGCTTTTCGCGAGCATTACCAGAGACAATACCGGCCAGGTTTTAGGCATATTTCTTGATGGGATACTGATATCGGATCCGGTAATACGGGAAGAGATTCCTACCGGTACTGCCGTTATCTCCGGCAATTTCAACGCCCAAGATGCCCGTGAGCTTGTTCGAGACCTGAATTTCGGCGCCTTGCCTGTTCCTGTTGAACTCATCTCCACAGAGTCCATCGGCCCCACTCTCGGTAAAGAGGCCTTACAAAAAGGGCTTAAGGCCGGAGCCGCGGGGCTCTTCCTTGTGGTCGTGTTCATGCTTCTCTGGTACCGTTTGCCCGGTTTAGTCGCTGTTTTGTCTTTATCTGTTTATCTGGTGTTGATGCTCGCGGTATTCAAGCTCGTGCCGGTTGTTCTTACGGCAGCCGGAGTCGCGGGATTCATAATTTCAATAGGAATGGCGGTGGACGCCAACATTCTGATTTTTGAACGTCTGAAAGAAGAAATACGCGAAGGCAAGACCGGAGCCGAAGCGGTGCATAGCGCTTTTAAACGCGCGTGGCTCGCTATTCGTGATGGGAATCTGACCAGCATTCTTACCGCCATCGTGCTTTTTTACGCAGGCACTTTTCTTACACAAAGCTTTGCCTTAACATTTGGCATGGGTGTTTTGCTTAGCATGCTGACGGCGGTAACCATAACGAGGACATTTCTTTTGGCAATAGTTCGCAAATCTTATTCGGGTAATTAGAGTTTTTAAATTCGGGACTGATTAGAGATATGACTATTATAAAATACAAAAAAATATTCTTTATCGTTACGGCTATTTTCATAGTGGCCGCCATCGCGTCTATTTCCTTCTTTGGTCTTTCCGTGAGCATTGATTTTACCGGTGGATCCATATTTGAAATAAACTACTCGGCAGAAAGGCCGACAAAAGCGGCGCTTGAGGAAAGGTTAAGTGGGGAAGGGATAAACGGCTTTTCCGTCCGTCCTTTGGGAGATAGAGGTTTTATCATACGCACGCCCGAGGCGGGGGACGACGAGAGAGCAAAGGTAGCAAGCGCGATATCTTGGGAAAGTTACGAGTCGTCAATAGACCGTTTCAGCTCTATCGGTCCGACCG is a genomic window of bacterium containing:
- the rodA gene encoding rod shape-determining protein RodA, which gives rise to MFANIISSFGALWKRQNIDWVLAGSVLPLVVSGLVTMNSFTGESFFFERQLVWASLGFFVMFVLSFVDWRFLRRTDVLVTLFSATCVVLFLLFFLGKTVKGAQSWFDFGFFSFQPSDPAKIMVILILAKYFSRRHIEIAHIRHILVSGFYAFTLFLLVFLQPDFGSAIIIFMIWFGMVLVSGLSKKHVFAVFAVAVVTFSALWFYVFEPYQKLRIMNFIHPLADVRGSGYNAHQSTIAVGSGEVLGKGLGYGTQSRLKFLPEYETDFIFAAFAEEWGFVGVTILFAFFAMVIYRILMNAVYGATNFETLYALGLAILFMSHFVIHIGMNIGVLPVTGTTVPFLSYGGSHLLTEFLGLGILMGMRRYNRATHREMVKNEIVGI
- a CDS encoding glycosyltransferase family 4 protein; this translates as MEPVLKKKVLFVITKSNWGGAQRYVYDLATSLPKEKYENVVVLGGTGAMGSAPGELARKLSLKKVRTVFVKTFTREIFFLGEFKSLWELVKILRKERPDIIHLNSPKAAFLGSLASFLTNFVSHIPFLNTDSQTASSARVVFTVHGWPFKEKRGIFFRAVSFFGSWLSVFFSDRVIAVSKDDENLSPCFLTSKDKITLIRNGVRPQKFKKMSESREEMSDDKHGKETFMIGTLGELHKNKGLFFAIKAFADILKDKELYGLPYKHFVLVVVGEGEERQNLESQVLKYEIQDSVKFKGHMEEASVFLKGLDLFLFPSLKEGLPYAVLEAGAAGLPVVASSVGGIPEIITDMESGILVRPESAEELRSAIKFLILRKNHRKQFGAKLKEKIMSDFSFEEMLIKTVNVYDA
- a CDS encoding sugar transferase — its product is MSVNNRKEAIVLLLGDIILLYFGLWLTLFARHGRLPDSELLLAHIVPFSFIFLAWLTVFFVAGLYGSHTLIFKRRLPGLLFKSQIVNSITTVVFFYVIPYFGITPKTILFIYLVISFGLVLFWRLYGFSAVINPAKENAIIIGRGEELKEIFYEVNYNPRYSMKFISSIDTDALEMIDFQSEIVERVYSENVTLFALDLHNEKIKPFVPHLYNLIFSGVHFVDMHKMYEDIWGRVPLSLVKYNWFLENISSTPKSLFDVFKRSMDILVSIPLLFVPAVCFPFVFVAMKLEDGGGVWSVQERVGKNNLKIKILKFRTMTVSNDFGQWGKVQNKVTRVGNFLRRTRLDEFPQLWNVLKGDISLIGPRPEFAEAVKHYTDEIPYYNVRHLIKPGLSGWAQLYHENHPHHKADVSETKVKLSYDLYYIKNRSFWLDFRIALQTVRTLLSRSGM
- the secD gene encoding protein translocase subunit SecD; the protein is MLKHRIWAVIILLAAVGLGFFVFSSEKNKTDFAFEYGLDLTGGTHLVYKAQTQEIPSGERDEAMRSLRDVIERRVNLFGVSEPIVQVEKSILQDDDRLIVELPGVTDVEEAVKRIGQTPVLEFRLGLDISDFTEEEISALTGEDFWQYTGLTGRLVKRAQVSFEGGATGVAEPAVLLTFNDEGAELFASITRDNTGQVLGIFLDGILISDPVIREEIPTGTAVISGNFNAQDARELVRDLNFGALPVPVELISTESIGPTLGKEALQKGLKAGAAGLFLVVVFMLLWYRLPGLVAVLSLSVYLVLMLAVFKLVPVVLTAAGVAGFIISIGMAVDANILIFERLKEEIREGKTGAEAVHSAFKRAWLAIRDGNLTSILTAIVLFYAGTFLTQSFALTFGMGVLLSMLTAVTITRTFLLAIVRKSYSGN